In the Ilumatobacteraceae bacterium genome, one interval contains:
- a CDS encoding nitronate monooxygenase, with protein sequence MALRTPICDLLGVEHPVGNAGMAGVAHADLCAVVASAGGIGTLAVGGASATEVTERIAEVKASTDRPFGVNFILWTIEHDSSPLDAALDAGVSSVTLSFGDPERYVDRVHAAGSLLVNQVQTLEAARRAVEVGADVIIAQGNEAGGHTGVTPLLPLLPQVVDIAGSVPVLAAGGIGDGRGLAAVLMLGAQGALMGTRFIAAHEATSVWPQLPEQVLGASADDSVWTTAIDIAQGGGRSSWPRGIGARSIRTAWLDRWVGHEDELTGVLSADSDADHTGGSDPTPAYAGPVAGMVTQREPAAQIIASVVGDAADALEAGRRLVTDER encoded by the coding sequence ATGGCACTCCGGACCCCGATCTGTGACCTGCTCGGCGTGGAGCACCCAGTCGGGAACGCCGGCATGGCCGGGGTGGCGCATGCCGACCTGTGCGCCGTGGTGGCGTCGGCCGGCGGCATCGGCACGCTCGCAGTCGGTGGAGCATCGGCGACCGAGGTGACCGAGCGGATTGCGGAGGTCAAGGCGTCGACCGATCGGCCGTTCGGCGTCAACTTCATCCTGTGGACCATCGAGCACGACTCGTCACCCTTGGACGCAGCCCTCGACGCCGGCGTCTCGTCGGTGACGCTGTCGTTCGGCGACCCGGAGCGCTACGTCGACCGGGTGCACGCGGCCGGGTCGCTGCTGGTGAATCAGGTGCAGACGCTCGAGGCGGCCCGCCGAGCCGTCGAGGTCGGGGCCGATGTGATCATCGCACAGGGCAACGAGGCGGGCGGCCACACCGGCGTCACCCCGCTGCTGCCGCTGCTGCCGCAGGTGGTCGACATCGCCGGCAGCGTGCCGGTGCTCGCAGCGGGCGGCATCGGCGACGGGCGCGGGCTCGCCGCCGTGCTCATGCTCGGCGCCCAGGGAGCGCTGATGGGCACACGTTTCATCGCGGCACACGAGGCCACGAGCGTGTGGCCGCAACTGCCCGAGCAGGTGCTGGGGGCATCGGCCGACGACTCGGTCTGGACCACCGCGATCGACATCGCACAGGGAGGCGGACGCTCCAGCTGGCCCCGGGGGATCGGTGCCCGGTCGATCCGCACGGCGTGGCTCGATCGCTGGGTCGGCCACGAGGACGAACTCACCGGGGTGCTCTCGGCCGACTCCGACGCCGACCACACCGGGGGGAGCGACCCCACGCCGGCCTACGCGGGCCCTGTCGCCGGCATGGTGACGCAGCGCGAACCGGCAGCGCAGATCATCGCCTCGGTCGTCGGTGACGCCGCAGACGCCCTCGAGGCGGGTCGCCGCCTGGTGACCGACGAGCGCTGA
- the menD gene encoding 2-succinyl-5-enolpyruvyl-6-hydroxy-3-cyclohexene-1-carboxylic-acid synthase produces the protein MTGSPIGNANATACATLVDEWISCGVRHAVVAPGSRSTPMAIALAERDELALHVVHDERVAAFVALGLGLDGVPAILLCTSGTAAVNFHPAVVEAGLSDVPMIVATADRPPELRGIGSPQTIDQLELYGRSVRWFHDAAVPDEADPAGWRPLAQRVFSTAETGPVHLNLPFREPLVGVAGDLPEPIGPPLPIPRAYAVNGPLAAEYDRQRGVIVAGGRHGLDIADIAAFAERTGWPILASPESGCRSLEQSVGAFDSLLRHQAFADAHSPEIVVRFGRAPASKVLSQWLVKSGAPVLQVGGPGVIDPDRNVAVRCTPDELESLRGAAGTPWLARWRHADERAEAALTDAFREAPMSEPGVARTIAGALPAGAELVVASSMPVRDLEWFGGPAARAHANRGANGIDGVISTALGRALTGTPTVVLLGDIAFVHDSNALVALAGRAADLRIVVVDNGGGGIFSFLPQATSLSTERFEQLFGTPHATDIEALAAAHGVPAQTATSVDELVAAVQHPGPSVTRVVTDRAENVKLHDLLNQAVASVQR, from the coding sequence ATGACCGGGTCGCCGATCGGAAACGCCAACGCCACCGCGTGCGCCACGCTGGTCGACGAGTGGATCAGTTGCGGCGTTCGGCACGCCGTGGTGGCGCCCGGGTCACGCAGCACGCCGATGGCGATCGCCCTGGCGGAGCGGGACGAATTGGCGCTGCACGTGGTGCACGACGAGCGGGTCGCCGCGTTCGTCGCCTTGGGCCTGGGGCTCGACGGCGTTCCCGCCATCCTGCTGTGCACGAGCGGTACCGCCGCCGTGAACTTCCACCCGGCCGTGGTCGAGGCGGGACTCTCCGACGTGCCGATGATCGTGGCGACCGCCGACCGGCCGCCGGAACTGCGGGGGATCGGGTCGCCGCAGACGATCGACCAGCTCGAGCTGTACGGGCGTTCGGTGCGGTGGTTCCACGACGCTGCGGTACCCGACGAAGCCGACCCGGCCGGATGGCGCCCGCTCGCGCAGCGGGTGTTCTCCACGGCGGAGACGGGTCCGGTGCACCTCAATCTGCCGTTCCGGGAGCCACTCGTCGGTGTGGCGGGCGACCTGCCCGAGCCGATCGGTCCGCCGCTGCCGATCCCACGTGCGTACGCGGTGAACGGCCCGCTCGCTGCCGAGTACGACCGTCAGCGGGGCGTGATCGTCGCCGGTGGTCGGCACGGGCTCGACATCGCCGACATCGCCGCGTTCGCCGAACGGACCGGCTGGCCGATCCTGGCGTCACCCGAGTCGGGTTGCCGATCGCTCGAGCAGTCGGTGGGCGCGTTCGACTCGCTGCTGCGGCATCAGGCCTTCGCCGATGCCCATTCGCCCGAGATCGTGGTGCGGTTCGGGCGGGCGCCGGCGTCGAAGGTGCTGTCGCAGTGGCTGGTGAAGTCGGGCGCCCCAGTGCTGCAGGTGGGCGGCCCCGGCGTGATCGACCCCGATCGGAACGTCGCCGTGCGCTGCACGCCGGACGAGCTCGAGTCGCTGCGCGGTGCCGCAGGGACGCCGTGGCTGGCCCGCTGGCGTCACGCCGACGAGCGGGCGGAGGCGGCACTGACGGACGCCTTTCGGGAGGCCCCGATGTCGGAACCGGGGGTCGCCCGAACGATCGCCGGCGCGTTGCCGGCCGGTGCCGAGTTGGTGGTGGCGTCGTCGATGCCCGTCCGTGATCTCGAATGGTTCGGCGGCCCGGCCGCTCGCGCCCATGCCAATCGTGGGGCGAACGGCATCGACGGCGTGATCTCGACGGCGCTCGGCCGTGCGCTCACCGGCACCCCGACCGTGGTCCTGCTCGGCGACATCGCGTTCGTGCACGACAGCAACGCACTGGTGGCGCTGGCGGGGCGCGCTGCCGACTTGCGGATCGTCGTGGTCGACAACGGGGGTGGTGGCATCTTCAGCTTCCTGCCACAGGCGACGTCGCTGTCGACGGAGCGGTTCGAGCAGCTGTTCGGCACTCCGCACGCCACCGACATCGAGGCGCTCGCGGCAGCGCACGGCGTGCCGGCGCAGACGGCTACGTCGGTCGACGAGTTGGTCGCCGCCGTGCAGCACCCGGGCCCCAGCGTGACCAGAGTCGTCACCGATCGAGCCGAGAACGTCAAGCTCCACGACCTGCTCAACCAGGCCGTCGCCTCGGTCCAGCGCTGA
- a CDS encoding DsbA family oxidoreductase — MSAPTLQVEIWSDVVCPWCYIGKRRFERAVAELDGELDIDVVYRPYQLDPTASPGKTQPVFEAYAKKFGGPEQATAILQRVTETAAEDGIEFHMDRALRANTLLAHRLLWLAELPGSPVDQQMLKERLLQAYFVDGLDIGDPDVLADCAAEVGFPRQDAIDFLESDRGRAEVAAYLEQAAGAGISAVPTFVINGQWAIPGAQDTDTFVNVFRRLTDKLAAEAATEPSAPDTTDDDACNDDACEV, encoded by the coding sequence ATGAGCGCACCAACGTTGCAGGTGGAGATCTGGTCCGACGTCGTCTGTCCCTGGTGCTACATCGGCAAGCGCCGGTTCGAACGGGCCGTTGCCGAACTCGACGGCGAGCTCGACATCGACGTCGTGTACCGGCCCTACCAGCTCGATCCCACGGCGTCGCCCGGCAAGACCCAGCCCGTCTTCGAGGCGTACGCCAAGAAGTTCGGTGGCCCCGAGCAGGCGACCGCGATCCTCCAGCGGGTCACCGAGACCGCGGCGGAGGACGGCATCGAGTTCCACATGGACCGTGCTCTGCGGGCGAACACCCTGCTCGCCCACCGGCTCCTCTGGCTCGCCGAACTCCCCGGCTCACCGGTCGACCAGCAGATGCTGAAGGAGCGGTTGCTGCAGGCCTACTTCGTCGACGGCCTCGACATCGGCGACCCCGACGTGCTCGCCGACTGCGCCGCCGAGGTGGGCTTCCCCCGGCAGGACGCGATCGACTTCCTCGAATCCGACCGCGGCCGGGCCGAGGTCGCGGCCTACCTCGAACAGGCCGCGGGCGCCGGCATCTCCGCCGTTCCCACGTTCGTGATCAACGGCCAATGGGCGATCCCCGGCGCCCAGGACACCGACACGTTCGTCAACGTGTTCCGCCGCCTGACCGACAAGCTCGCCGCCGAAGCAGCCACCGAGCCCTCCGCGCCGGACACCACCGACGACGACGCCTGCAACGACGATGCCTGCGAGGTCTGA
- a CDS encoding alpha/beta fold hydrolase, producing MFLHGFTQTHHHWHPVAHRIVEALDTTPTRLFVDLPGHGLAADDATPIADAGEPLAALAGRGTYLGYSMGGRFALMAALARPNLVERLVLIGATPGIDDETERAERRALDDERAARIERDGVDAFLDAWLAAPMFAGLPADPDGLAHRRRNTAAGLARSLRTAGTGSQPSVWERLGEITAPVLVIAGEHDTKFTDIGRRMTECLPDAEFVSVAGAGHAAHIEQPEQTARLIADRL from the coding sequence GTGTTCCTGCACGGGTTCACCCAGACGCACCACCACTGGCACCCGGTGGCCCATCGGATCGTCGAAGCACTCGACACCACTCCGACACGATTGTTCGTCGACCTTCCCGGCCACGGCCTCGCCGCCGACGACGCCACCCCGATCGCCGATGCCGGCGAGCCCCTGGCGGCGCTCGCCGGGCGTGGCACCTACCTCGGGTACTCGATGGGCGGACGGTTCGCGTTGATGGCGGCACTCGCCCGGCCCAATCTCGTCGAGCGTCTCGTCCTGATCGGAGCCACCCCGGGGATCGACGACGAGACCGAACGAGCCGAGCGACGAGCACTCGACGACGAGCGGGCCGCCCGGATCGAACGCGACGGCGTCGACGCATTCCTCGACGCATGGCTCGCCGCACCGATGTTCGCCGGGCTCCCCGCCGATCCGGACGGGCTCGCCCACCGGCGACGCAACACCGCAGCCGGCCTCGCTCGCAGTCTGCGGACCGCCGGCACCGGCAGCCAACCCTCGGTGTGGGAGCGCCTCGGCGAGATCACCGCACCCGTGCTCGTGATCGCCGGCGAACACGACACCAAGTTCACCGACATCGGGCGCCGCATGACCGAATGCCTCCCCGACGCCGAGTTCGTGTCGGTGGCGGGAGCCGGCCACGCCGCACACATCGAGCAACCCGAGCAGACCGCTCGGCTGATCGCCGACCGGCTCTGA
- a CDS encoding 1,4-dihydroxy-2-naphthoate polyprenyltransferase: MTSFSSPAPSPTWADWLAGARPRTLPAAVVPVAVGVGVAAGAGESFGDGVVWWRVAGALVVSLLLQVGVNYANDYSDGVRGTDDVRVGPLRLVATGTASAGAVKRAALGTFLVAAVVGLALAAATSWWLVAVGAVAILAAWGYTGGPKPYGYLGLGELFVFVFFGLVATVGTTYLAIETIPWVTWVAATGVGFLACALLVINNLRDIPTDREVGKRTLAVRLGDTWTRRLYVALVVGAFLAAAAAAGERNFSLIALGALPIARPWLQSVREGANGPDLIPILGGTGKTQLAYGLLFAVGLALG, encoded by the coding sequence ATGACGTCGTTCTCATCACCCGCACCCTCCCCGACATGGGCCGACTGGCTGGCCGGAGCGCGGCCGCGCACTCTGCCCGCGGCGGTGGTCCCGGTCGCCGTCGGCGTCGGCGTGGCCGCAGGGGCCGGTGAGTCGTTCGGCGACGGCGTGGTGTGGTGGCGGGTCGCGGGCGCGCTGGTCGTGTCGCTGCTGCTCCAGGTCGGCGTGAACTACGCCAACGACTACAGCGACGGCGTGCGCGGCACCGACGACGTCCGGGTCGGGCCGCTGCGGCTCGTGGCCACCGGCACGGCCAGCGCCGGGGCGGTCAAGCGGGCCGCGCTGGGCACCTTCCTCGTGGCTGCCGTGGTGGGGCTGGCGCTCGCCGCTGCCACGTCGTGGTGGCTCGTCGCGGTCGGCGCGGTGGCGATCCTCGCTGCGTGGGGGTACACGGGTGGGCCGAAGCCGTACGGGTACCTGGGCCTCGGTGAGTTGTTCGTGTTCGTGTTCTTCGGGCTCGTGGCCACGGTCGGCACGACCTATCTGGCGATCGAGACGATCCCGTGGGTCACCTGGGTCGCCGCGACCGGTGTCGGGTTCCTCGCGTGCGCGCTGCTCGTGATCAACAACCTGCGCGACATCCCGACCGATCGTGAGGTCGGCAAGCGCACGCTGGCGGTGCGGCTCGGTGACACCTGGACGCGTCGGTTGTACGTGGCGCTGGTCGTCGGCGCGTTCCTGGCGGCGGCTGCCGCGGCGGGTGAACGGAACTTCTCGTTGATCGCCCTGGGAGCGCTGCCGATCGCACGGCCGTGGCTGCAGTCGGTGCGCGAGGGAGCGAACGGCCCCGATCTGATCCCGATCCTCGGAGGGACCGGCAAGACGCAACTGGCCTACGGGCTGCTGTTCGCGGTGGGTCTGGCGCTGGGCTGA
- a CDS encoding amidase, producing MSELWQLGALELADRIRRGEVTSRAVMEAHLDRVDAVNPHLNAIVRRLDDDALAAADAADRATADGRDLGVFHGVPCTVKENIDLAGTPTTQGVPALADAVAGVDAPTVARMREAGAIPFARTNLPDLGLRVHTDSALHGLTRNPWNPDVTAGGSSGGEAASIASGMSPIGLGNDIGGSLRNPAHCCGIVSIKPTVGVVPMATVVPPEDLLGAAQQMLCEGPMARHVADVRAALGVLAGWSPRDPRSVPAVLTDLDPGERIRIAVLADPPGGETDPEIAAAVRHAGELLADAGHEVVEATPPLYEETLELWAMHLLGDIAVTRPLLELVLSTDAVSVLASLVDQYPEPTFASTVELQGRRFAAMRAWSEFFTDQPVLISPTWGRPAFRHGADIGEGAQGVIRDTLRPVLPANLLGIPAAVVPCGTAAGLPVGIQIMGDRFTDLRCLAMAEQIERASAPVTPIDPVTA from the coding sequence ATGAGCGAACTCTGGCAACTGGGCGCACTCGAACTCGCCGATCGGATCCGGCGCGGCGAGGTCACGAGCAGGGCGGTGATGGAGGCTCACCTGGACCGCGTCGATGCCGTGAACCCTCACCTCAACGCCATCGTGCGTCGCCTCGACGACGACGCACTCGCCGCCGCCGACGCCGCCGACCGGGCGACCGCCGACGGCCGCGACCTCGGTGTCTTCCACGGGGTGCCGTGCACCGTCAAGGAGAACATCGACCTCGCCGGCACGCCGACCACCCAGGGGGTGCCGGCACTCGCCGACGCCGTCGCCGGCGTCGATGCCCCCACCGTCGCCCGCATGCGCGAGGCGGGAGCGATCCCGTTCGCCCGCACGAACCTGCCGGATCTGGGGCTCAGGGTCCACACCGATTCGGCGCTCCACGGGCTGACCCGCAACCCGTGGAACCCCGACGTCACCGCCGGGGGTTCGAGCGGTGGCGAGGCCGCATCGATCGCGTCGGGCATGAGTCCGATCGGCCTCGGCAACGACATCGGCGGCTCACTCCGCAACCCGGCCCACTGCTGCGGCATCGTCTCGATCAAGCCGACCGTCGGGGTGGTCCCGATGGCGACCGTCGTGCCACCCGAAGACCTGCTCGGCGCCGCCCAACAGATGCTGTGCGAGGGGCCGATGGCCCGCCACGTCGCCGACGTCCGCGCCGCCCTCGGCGTGCTCGCCGGCTGGAGCCCTCGCGACCCCCGCTCGGTGCCGGCCGTGCTCACCGATCTCGACCCCGGCGAACGGATCCGGATCGCGGTCCTGGCCGATCCGCCCGGCGGTGAGACCGACCCGGAGATCGCCGCCGCGGTCCGGCACGCCGGCGAACTGCTGGCCGACGCCGGCCACGAGGTCGTCGAGGCCACGCCGCCGCTGTACGAAGAGACGCTCGAACTCTGGGCGATGCACCTGCTCGGCGACATCGCGGTGACCCGTCCGCTCCTCGAACTGGTGCTCTCGACCGACGCGGTGTCGGTCCTGGCATCGCTCGTCGATCAGTACCCCGAGCCGACCTTCGCATCGACGGTCGAGTTGCAGGGTCGCCGGTTCGCGGCGATGCGGGCGTGGTCCGAATTCTTCACCGACCAACCGGTATTGATCTCACCGACCTGGGGCCGCCCGGCGTTCCGCCACGGCGCCGACATCGGCGAAGGCGCCCAAGGGGTCATTCGCGACACGCTTCGACCGGTGCTGCCCGCGAACCTCCTGGGCATCCCCGCGGCGGTCGTGCCGTGCGGCACCGCCGCCGGACTGCCGGTCGGGATTCAGATCATGGGCGACCGTTTCACCGACCTCCGCTGTCTCGCGATGGCCGAACAGATCGAGCGGGCGAGCGCACCGGTCACCCCGATCGATCCGGTCACCGCCTGA
- a CDS encoding AMP-binding protein gives MPDLVALDLPGGDRFVDELRRAWDAGDAIAPIDQRLPDAAKSELIRRLGAAWVVDGRERHRLDTGQPVEPGDAAVIATSGSTGTPKGVVLTHAAIASSAEATSARLGVRPDDHWLACLPLSHVGGLSVVFRALHLGTPLTVHPAFDPVAIEHTDATLVSLVATALRRIDPSRFRVIVLGGSRPPADRPANSVATYGMTETGSGVVYDGLPLDGVDVRVVDGELELRGDMLLRCYRDGTDPKGPDGWFPTGDLGELDAEGRVIVHGRRGDLIITGGENVWPEQTEAALLTHPGVADAAVYGRDDDEWGQAVTALIVPSDPTVPPTLDDLRAHVKSTLPAFCAPRRVVTCHRIPRTTLGKIQRAGLATLDR, from the coding sequence GTGCCCGACCTCGTCGCGCTCGACCTGCCCGGCGGCGACCGGTTCGTCGACGAACTGCGCCGCGCCTGGGATGCCGGCGATGCCATCGCGCCGATCGATCAGCGGCTCCCCGACGCCGCCAAATCCGAGCTGATCCGACGCCTGGGAGCTGCGTGGGTCGTCGACGGTCGGGAGCGACATCGGCTCGACACCGGGCAACCGGTCGAACCCGGCGACGCGGCGGTGATCGCGACCAGCGGGTCGACCGGGACACCCAAGGGCGTCGTGCTCACCCACGCCGCGATCGCCTCCTCGGCCGAGGCCACCTCGGCCCGCCTCGGGGTGCGGCCCGACGATCACTGGCTGGCGTGCCTCCCGCTGTCGCACGTCGGAGGTCTGTCGGTGGTGTTCCGTGCGCTGCATCTCGGGACGCCGCTCACGGTCCACCCGGCATTCGACCCCGTTGCGATCGAACACACCGACGCCACGCTCGTCTCGCTCGTCGCGACGGCCTTGCGCCGGATCGACCCGAGCCGCTTCCGCGTCATCGTGCTGGGAGGTTCGCGGCCCCCGGCCGACCGGCCGGCCAACTCGGTGGCGACCTACGGCATGACCGAGACCGGCAGCGGCGTGGTGTACGACGGGCTGCCCCTCGACGGGGTCGACGTCCGCGTCGTCGACGGCGAACTCGAGTTGCGCGGCGACATGCTGCTGCGCTGCTACCGGGACGGGACCGATCCCAAGGGACCCGACGGATGGTTCCCGACCGGCGACCTCGGCGAACTCGACGCGGAGGGTCGCGTCATCGTGCACGGACGCCGAGGTGACCTGATCATCACCGGCGGCGAGAACGTGTGGCCGGAGCAGACCGAGGCGGCACTCCTGACACATCCCGGCGTCGCCGACGCCGCCGTCTACGGGCGTGACGACGACGAGTGGGGTCAGGCCGTGACCGCCCTGATCGTGCCGTCCGACCCGACCGTCCCGCCCACCCTCGACGACCTCCGGGCCCACGTCAAGAGCACGCTGCCGGCCTTCTGTGCACCACGGCGGGTGGTCACCTGCCACCGGATACCACGCACGACGCTCGGGAAGATCCAGCGCGCCGGGCTGGCCACACTCGACCGCTAG
- a CDS encoding MFS transporter yields the protein MSETTLRSLPADYWKQWFASAISNLGDGINFVAMPLLALSLTDDERLLSLTVFATFVPWLVLALPVGIVVDRVSRRRLMIGANLIRLVLFAAIGLAAISESLGIWVLLAVLVVIGSCEVLFDSTAQAFLPSLVRADQLERANGFLYAAEVIAGSLAGLALGALLFEASPGLPFTANALSFAVAGALISFIRPRRRSTDTQPVIGDQRLRSGFDWLRGHRLLRTLALMFAVTNLGLLFAQGIFVKYAIDELGLDGIEYGLLLAITAMGAASGGLLAHRIIGRVGLRASIVAPYLVFGVAQVVIGLTSTVWLVAAAGFVLGGGVTVWNVATITIRQREIPADRFGRVNAFYRWLGAAASAAGVAAGGFVAYATNVRVPFLVGGGITLVAAVLFARPVLANLEDS from the coding sequence ATGAGTGAGACGACGCTCCGGTCCCTGCCCGCCGACTATTGGAAGCAGTGGTTCGCCAGTGCGATCAGCAACCTCGGCGACGGCATCAACTTCGTCGCGATGCCGCTGCTGGCACTCTCGCTGACCGACGACGAGCGCCTGCTGTCGTTGACCGTCTTCGCCACCTTCGTGCCGTGGCTCGTACTCGCCCTGCCGGTCGGGATCGTGGTCGACCGTGTCAGCCGACGACGGTTGATGATCGGGGCCAACCTGATCCGGCTGGTGCTGTTCGCCGCGATCGGCCTCGCCGCGATCAGCGAGTCGCTCGGCATCTGGGTGCTGCTCGCGGTCCTCGTGGTGATCGGTTCGTGCGAGGTCCTGTTCGACAGCACGGCCCAGGCGTTCCTGCCCTCGCTGGTGCGGGCCGACCAACTCGAACGCGCCAACGGCTTCCTGTACGCGGCCGAGGTCATCGCGGGCAGCCTCGCCGGCCTCGCGCTCGGCGCGCTGCTGTTCGAGGCGTCGCCGGGGTTGCCGTTCACCGCCAACGCGCTGTCGTTCGCGGTCGCCGGCGCCCTGATCTCGTTCATCCGCCCGCGTCGACGTTCGACCGACACGCAGCCCGTGATCGGCGACCAGCGACTCCGGTCGGGCTTCGATTGGCTCCGCGGCCACCGTCTCCTGCGGACACTTGCGCTGATGTTCGCCGTGACCAACCTCGGATTGCTGTTCGCCCAGGGCATCTTCGTGAAGTACGCGATCGACGAGCTCGGGCTCGACGGCATCGAGTACGGCCTGCTGCTCGCGATCACGGCGATGGGGGCCGCATCCGGCGGCCTCCTGGCGCATCGCATCATCGGCCGCGTCGGGCTGCGGGCGAGCATCGTCGCGCCGTACCTGGTCTTCGGTGTCGCGCAGGTGGTCATCGGCCTCACCTCGACCGTCTGGCTCGTGGCCGCCGCCGGATTCGTGCTCGGCGGTGGTGTCACCGTGTGGAACGTCGCCACGATCACGATCCGTCAACGCGAGATCCCGGCCGATCGGTTCGGTCGCGTCAACGCCTTCTACCGCTGGCTCGGTGCTGCGGCGAGCGCCGCCGGTGTCGCTGCCGGCGGGTTCGTGGCCTACGCGACCAATGTGCGGGTGCCGTTCCTCGTGGGCGGCGGCATCACGCTCGTGGCGGCGGTGCTGTTCGCACGGCCGGTCCTCGCGAACCTCGAGGACAGCTGA
- a CDS encoding hemolysin family protein: MTGTDLGLLIAIIAILVVLVVLAVAETGLNRISRVKAQAMADSTESKSADALVALVEHPERFINPLLVTVTALQTAQAFLTTILADSLFGPWGVVGAFVINVVVFFVLAESMPKTWAVLHTDRAGLATARLTSVLISFPPLRLISRGLIGLTNVLLPGKGLKQGPFVSEQELLGIVEAAAQDEVIEHEERELIESIIEFGDTIAREVMLPRPDMVIIPNDATVSTSLDLAIANGFSRLPVFGPGDDDIIGLAYTKDLIRAEREGRGDLSVLDLVRPVRFIPENKPVSRLMREMQAGKFHLAIVADEYGDVAGLITLEDCLEELVGEIVDEYDTEGAQVEHLENGEVIVDGGMSIDELNEIVEGDLPDDDWDTVGGLVFSTLEHVPIPGEDVEFEGWHFTVLELEGRRVRLVRVRRADPVPAPADDDEHVETATDANVGGGRS, encoded by the coding sequence ATGACCGGTACCGACCTCGGACTGCTGATCGCGATCATCGCGATCCTGGTCGTCCTCGTGGTGCTCGCCGTGGCCGAGACCGGGCTCAACCGGATCTCCCGCGTCAAGGCACAGGCGATGGCCGACTCGACCGAGAGCAAGTCGGCCGACGCGCTCGTCGCTCTCGTCGAGCACCCGGAACGCTTCATCAACCCGCTGCTGGTGACCGTGACGGCGTTGCAGACCGCGCAGGCCTTCCTGACGACGATCCTCGCCGACAGCTTGTTCGGTCCGTGGGGTGTCGTCGGGGCGTTCGTGATCAACGTCGTGGTGTTCTTCGTGCTCGCCGAGTCGATGCCCAAGACGTGGGCGGTGCTGCACACCGACCGGGCCGGGCTGGCGACGGCTCGTCTGACGTCGGTGCTCATCTCGTTCCCGCCGCTGCGACTGATCTCGCGCGGTCTGATCGGGCTCACGAACGTGTTGCTGCCTGGGAAGGGTCTCAAACAGGGCCCGTTCGTCAGCGAGCAGGAACTGCTCGGCATCGTCGAGGCGGCTGCGCAGGACGAGGTCATCGAGCACGAAGAACGAGAACTGATCGAGAGCATCATCGAGTTCGGCGACACGATCGCTCGCGAAGTGATGTTGCCGCGGCCCGACATGGTGATCATCCCCAACGACGCCACGGTCTCCACCTCGCTCGATCTCGCGATCGCCAACGGTTTCAGCCGTCTGCCCGTGTTCGGGCCCGGCGACGACGACATCATCGGGCTCGCCTACACCAAAGACCTGATCCGGGCCGAGCGTGAGGGTCGCGGCGATCTGTCGGTGCTCGACCTGGTGAGACCGGTCCGGTTCATCCCCGAGAACAAGCCGGTGAGCCGGCTGATGCGCGAGATGCAGGCCGGCAAGTTCCACCTCGCGATCGTCGCCGACGAATACGGCGACGTCGCCGGACTGATCACCCTGGAGGACTGCCTCGAAGAGCTCGTCGGTGAAATCGTCGACGAGTACGACACCGAGGGTGCCCAGGTCGAACACCTCGAGAACGGCGAGGTGATCGTCGACGGCGGCATGTCGATCGACGAGTTGAACGAGATCGTCGAGGGTGACCTGCCCGACGACGACTGGGACACGGTCGGTGGACTCGTGTTCAGCACACTCGAACACGTGCCGATCCCTGGCGAAGACGTCGAGTTCGAGGGGTGGCACTTCACCGTGCTCGAGCTGGAGGGCCGGCGCGTCAGGCTGGTCCGGGTGCGGCGTGCCGACCCGGTGCCCGCCCCCGCCGATGACGACGAGCACGTCGAGACCGCCACCGACGCCAACGTCGGTGGCGGCCGCAGCTGA
- the ybeY gene encoding rRNA maturation RNase YbeY, with product MADPSSPTGVDAPVQVQVVVADEQSELDIDATRWAELAAAVLRSERRDGELTLTFVDRDEIAALNEEHLGKVGATDVLSFPLDDDPSDVAAGPVLLGDVVICPSVAAEAAANHAGTLDDELALLTVHGVLHVLGHDHAEADERTTMQAAEMEHLRNHHWNGPAPAGFRQEHIDT from the coding sequence GTGGCTGACCCGTCCAGTCCCACCGGCGTCGATGCGCCCGTTCAGGTCCAGGTCGTCGTCGCCGACGAGCAGTCCGAACTCGACATCGACGCCACCCGCTGGGCTGAGCTCGCGGCGGCGGTGCTCCGATCGGAGCGCCGCGACGGAGAACTGACCTTGACGTTCGTCGATCGCGACGAGATCGCCGCGCTCAACGAGGAGCATCTCGGCAAGGTGGGCGCGACCGATGTTCTGTCCTTCCCGCTCGACGACGACCCGTCCGATGTCGCGGCCGGTCCGGTGCTGCTGGGCGATGTCGTGATCTGCCCGTCGGTTGCCGCCGAAGCGGCGGCGAACCATGCGGGCACCCTCGACGACGAACTCGCGTTGCTCACCGTGCACGGAGTGCTCCACGTGCTCGGGCACGACCACGCCGAAGCCGACGAGCGCACGACGATGCAGGCCGCCGAGATGGAGCATCTCCGCAACCACCACTGGAACGGCCCCGCACCCGCAGGATTCCGCCAGGAGCACATCGACACATGA